One Paenibacillus crassostreae DNA segment encodes these proteins:
- the pflB gene encoding formate C-acetyltransferase, whose translation MSVIEKEVLKVQNAWRGFKAGKWMKEVNTSNFLDTNIKPYEGNESFLEGATANTKALWEIVSNLSKQEREAGGVLDVDVNTPSTITSHAPGFLDKDKEQIIGVQGSAPFQRTIRPNGGVRMVITACKAYGFDLPPEIVDLYTNVRKTHNQGVFDAYTADMRNARHTGIITGLPDAYGRGRIIGDYRRVALYGVDFLITQKQHELKDLEVAVMDEDVIRLREELSEQIRSLGELKQLGEMYGFDISRPANTAKEAFQWLYFGYLAAVKEQDGAAMSLGRVSSFLDAYIERDLAEGTMTEETAQELVDHFVMKLRIVKFLRTPEYNELYSGDPTWVTESIGGMSVNGVTRVTKSSFRFLHTLNNLGAAPEPNLTVLWSERLPESFKKYCTKVSIETSAIQYENDDLMRPIYGDDYGIACCVSAMRIGKQMQFFGARANLAKCLLYAINGGKDERYGTQVGPEYPAITSEYLDYDEVMKRFIPMMEWLANLYVNTLNVIHYMHDKYAYERIEMALHDRDILRTMACGIAGLSVVADSLSAIKYAKVKPVRNENGIAVDFVTEGEYPCYGNNDDRVDQIAVKLVESFMSMIRKNKTYRNSLPTQSILTITSNVVYGKKTGNTPDGRKAGEPFAPGANPMHGRDKKGALASLSSVAKLPYEDSLDGISNTFSIVPKALGKEEEIRKSNLVAMLDGYFGSGAHHLNVNVFNRDQLMDAMEHPEEYPQLTIRVSGYAVNFIKLTREQQMDVINRTFHGSM comes from the coding sequence ATGTCGGTGATCGAAAAAGAAGTGCTAAAAGTGCAAAATGCGTGGAGAGGTTTCAAAGCAGGAAAATGGATGAAAGAAGTCAACACAAGTAATTTCCTAGATACTAACATTAAGCCTTATGAGGGTAACGAGTCTTTCTTGGAGGGAGCGACTGCAAACACAAAAGCATTGTGGGAGATCGTGTCGAACTTGTCCAAGCAAGAAAGAGAAGCTGGCGGTGTATTAGATGTTGATGTCAACACACCATCTACCATAACTTCTCATGCGCCAGGCTTTTTAGATAAAGACAAAGAACAAATTATTGGTGTACAAGGTTCCGCACCATTCCAACGCACGATTCGTCCTAATGGCGGTGTTAGAATGGTCATCACAGCATGTAAAGCTTACGGATTTGACTTGCCACCTGAAATTGTAGACTTGTATACAAATGTTCGTAAAACACATAATCAAGGTGTTTTTGATGCTTATACTGCAGATATGAGAAATGCTCGTCACACTGGAATAATTACAGGATTGCCTGATGCTTACGGCCGTGGACGGATTATTGGTGACTATCGTCGTGTAGCACTTTACGGTGTAGATTTCCTGATCACACAAAAACAACATGAGTTGAAAGATCTTGAAGTTGCTGTTATGGATGAAGATGTAATTCGCCTTCGCGAAGAATTGTCCGAGCAAATTCGTTCTTTAGGCGAATTGAAACAACTAGGTGAAATGTATGGATTTGATATTTCCAGACCTGCAAATACTGCAAAAGAAGCATTCCAATGGTTATACTTCGGATACTTAGCAGCTGTAAAAGAACAAGACGGAGCAGCTATGTCCCTCGGCCGTGTATCCTCTTTCCTTGACGCATACATCGAGCGTGATCTTGCCGAAGGAACAATGACTGAAGAAACTGCTCAAGAACTGGTTGACCATTTCGTTATGAAGCTCAGAATTGTAAAATTCCTTAGAACTCCTGAATATAACGAACTATACAGTGGCGATCCAACTTGGGTAACTGAATCCATAGGTGGTATGTCTGTAAACGGGGTAACTCGTGTTACGAAGAGTAGCTTCCGTTTCTTGCACACACTGAACAATTTGGGAGCTGCTCCAGAACCGAACTTAACAGTGCTTTGGTCAGAAAGATTGCCTGAATCCTTCAAAAAATATTGTACTAAAGTTTCCATTGAAACAAGTGCAATTCAATACGAGAACGACGACTTGATGCGTCCAATCTATGGCGATGACTACGGTATTGCTTGCTGCGTATCGGCTATGCGAATTGGTAAACAAATGCAATTTTTTGGGGCTCGTGCGAACTTAGCTAAATGCCTTCTCTATGCAATTAACGGTGGTAAGGATGAAAGATATGGTACGCAAGTTGGTCCAGAATATCCAGCAATTACTTCCGAATACTTGGATTACGATGAAGTGATGAAACGTTTCATACCAATGATGGAATGGCTGGCTAATCTGTACGTAAATACGCTTAACGTAATCCACTATATGCATGATAAATATGCTTACGAACGTATTGAAATGGCGTTACATGATCGTGATATTCTTCGTACAATGGCTTGTGGTATTGCTGGTTTATCCGTTGTTGCCGACTCATTGAGTGCCATCAAATATGCTAAAGTTAAACCGGTTCGTAACGAAAATGGAATTGCAGTAGACTTTGTAACTGAAGGCGAATATCCTTGCTACGGTAACAACGACGACCGTGTTGACCAAATTGCCGTTAAATTGGTTGAATCCTTCATGAGTATGATTCGTAAGAATAAAACTTATCGTAACTCTTTGCCGACACAGTCAATCTTGACGATTACTTCAAATGTAGTGTACGGTAAGAAAACCGGAAATACACCAGATGGACGTAAAGCAGGTGAACCGTTCGCACCAGGTGCTAACCCAATGCATGGACGTGATAAGAAGGGTGCACTCGCTTCACTAAGCTCTGTTGCTAAACTTCCTTATGAAGATAGCTTGGATGGAATCTCTAATACATTCTCTATCGTTCCTAAGGCATTAGGTAAAGAAGAAGAAATTCGTAAATCTAACCTTGTAGCGATGCTGGATGGATATTTCGGTAGTGGCGCTCATCATCTTAATGTCAACGTATTTAATCG
- the adhE gene encoding bifunctional acetaldehyde-CoA/alcohol dehydrogenase, with protein sequence MAVKNEVVQEKKQGAEEYIQSLIDKANIAQAEFMKMDQEQIDKIVQAMAVAGSDQHMYLAKLAVEETGRGVYEDKIIKNMFATEYIYHSIKNEKTVGVIEDNAYDSFQKIAEPIGTIMGITPVTNPTSTTMFKALISIKTRNPIIFGFHPSAQKCSSEAARILVEAAVKCGAPANCIQWIEEPTMDKTNILMNHPGISMILATGGSAMVKAAYSCGKPALGVGPGNVPCFIEKSADINQAVTDLILSKSFDNGMICASEQAVIIEEPIFDQVKKKMIANNCYFLNKEEVAKLTAGAMIADKCAVNPVIVGQSAVKIAELSGIQVPAGTKILVAEIEGVGTKYPLSAEKLSPVLACYKVKNAEQGIARAVEIVEFGGMGHSSVIHSNNEEVIMKFSDRLQTCRILVNSPSTHGAIGDLYNTNLASLTLGCGSYGKNSVSSNVGAINLINVKRVARRTVNMQWFKIPNKVYFEKGSTQYLAQMPDITRVAIITDPMMVKLGYVEKVEHYLRQRRVPVAIEVFSEVEPDPSTDTVNRGTAMMNRFNPDCIIALGGGSPMDAAKAMWLFYEYPDADFNGLKQKFLDIRKRIYKYPSLGQKAKFVAIPTTSGTGSEVTSFAVITDKNNGNTKYPLADYELTPDVAIVDPEFVYSLPRVAVADTGMDVLTHAIEAYVSVMANDYTDGLAIKAIQLVFQYLEKSALESDKLAREKMHNASTIAGMAFANAFLGINHSLAHKWGGKYHTAHGRTNAILLPHVIRYNAKKPTKFASFPKYSHFVADERYAEIARILGLPARTTEEGVNSLINAIRKMNKTLGIEESFQQIGFDAKEFESGVDYLADRAFEDQCTTANPKLPLVTELADVYRDAFYGRFE encoded by the coding sequence ATGGCAGTTAAAAACGAAGTAGTTCAAGAGAAGAAACAGGGAGCAGAGGAATATATTCAATCCTTAATTGACAAGGCTAATATTGCTCAAGCTGAATTCATGAAAATGGATCAGGAACAAATTGACAAGATTGTACAGGCTATGGCAGTTGCGGGTTCTGACCAACATATGTACCTTGCAAAATTGGCAGTCGAAGAAACAGGTAGAGGTGTTTATGAAGACAAGATCATTAAGAATATGTTCGCAACAGAATATATCTACCACAGTATAAAGAACGAAAAAACTGTGGGTGTCATTGAAGATAATGCATATGATAGTTTTCAAAAAATTGCTGAACCAATCGGAACAATCATGGGTATCACTCCTGTTACTAACCCAACTTCAACAACGATGTTTAAAGCTCTCATTTCCATTAAGACTCGTAATCCTATTATTTTTGGTTTTCATCCATCAGCTCAAAAGTGTAGTAGTGAAGCCGCAAGAATCCTGGTGGAAGCTGCAGTGAAATGTGGTGCACCAGCTAATTGTATTCAATGGATTGAAGAACCAACAATGGACAAAACTAACATCCTAATGAATCATCCGGGTATTTCAATGATCTTAGCAACCGGGGGATCAGCAATGGTTAAAGCAGCATACAGTTGCGGTAAGCCAGCACTCGGAGTAGGACCTGGTAACGTTCCTTGCTTTATCGAAAAGAGTGCTGATATCAATCAAGCGGTAACTGATTTAATCCTATCAAAATCGTTCGATAATGGTATGATTTGTGCTTCTGAACAAGCTGTAATCATAGAAGAACCTATTTTTGATCAAGTGAAGAAAAAGATGATTGCAAATAATTGTTACTTTTTAAATAAAGAAGAAGTTGCTAAGTTAACAGCTGGTGCTATGATTGCTGACAAATGTGCTGTTAATCCAGTAATCGTGGGTCAATCTGCTGTGAAGATTGCTGAACTATCTGGTATTCAAGTTCCAGCTGGAACTAAAATCCTAGTAGCTGAAATTGAAGGTGTGGGTACGAAATATCCATTATCCGCAGAAAAATTGAGTCCTGTGCTTGCATGTTATAAAGTGAAAAATGCTGAACAAGGGATCGCTCGTGCGGTTGAAATTGTTGAATTTGGCGGAATGGGACATTCATCTGTTATTCATTCTAATAATGAAGAAGTTATTATGAAATTCTCGGATCGCCTACAAACATGCCGGATCTTAGTCAACTCACCTTCGACACATGGAGCTATTGGTGATCTTTATAATACAAATTTAGCATCATTGACACTAGGTTGCGGATCTTACGGTAAAAACTCCGTTTCTTCTAACGTGGGTGCAATCAATTTGATCAATGTGAAAAGGGTGGCTCGTCGTACTGTGAATATGCAATGGTTTAAAATTCCGAACAAGGTTTATTTTGAAAAAGGTTCAACTCAGTATCTTGCTCAAATGCCTGATATCACTCGTGTAGCTATTATCACTGACCCTATGATGGTGAAACTAGGCTATGTTGAGAAAGTTGAACATTACCTTCGTCAACGTCGAGTTCCTGTTGCTATTGAAGTATTCTCAGAAGTAGAACCAGATCCATCTACAGATACAGTAAACCGTGGTACAGCTATGATGAATAGATTTAATCCTGACTGTATTATCGCACTTGGTGGTGGTTCACCGATGGATGCTGCAAAAGCAATGTGGTTATTTTATGAATACCCAGATGCTGATTTCAATGGCTTGAAACAAAAATTCTTGGATATTCGTAAACGTATATATAAATACCCATCGCTAGGTCAAAAAGCGAAGTTCGTAGCTATCCCAACAACATCTGGTACAGGTTCAGAAGTAACTTCGTTCGCAGTTATCACAGATAAAAATAATGGAAATACGAAGTATCCGTTAGCAGATTATGAATTAACTCCAGATGTTGCCATCGTAGATCCTGAGTTCGTATACTCTCTACCTCGTGTAGCTGTAGCAGATACAGGTATGGATGTACTAACACATGCGATTGAAGCTTATGTATCAGTAATGGCTAACGATTATACAGATGGTCTTGCAATTAAAGCGATCCAATTGGTATTCCAATATCTTGAGAAGTCAGCATTGGAAAGTGATAAACTAGCACGTGAAAAAATGCACAATGCTTCCACTATTGCAGGTATGGCTTTTGCCAATGCATTCTTAGGAATTAACCACAGCTTAGCGCACAAATGGGGTGGAAAATATCACACTGCTCATGGTCGTACAAATGCTATTCTGTTGCCACACGTTATTCGATACAATGCGAAAAAACCAACGAAGTTTGCTTCGTTCCCGAAATATTCGCATTTTGTAGCTGACGAACGCTATGCAGAAATTGCACGCATTCTTGGATTGCCTGCACGTACTACTGAAGAAGGCGTAAACAGCTTGATCAATGCTATTCGTAAAATGAATAAAACATTGGGTATCGAGGAGTCGTTCCAACAAATTGGCTTTGATGCTAAGGAATTTGAATCAGGTGTTGATTACTTGGCAGATCGTGCCTTTGAAGACCAATGTACAACAGCGAACCCGAAATTACCTTTAGTAACAGAACTTGCTGATGTATATAGAGATGCTTTCTATGGAAGATTCGAATAA
- a CDS encoding Crp/Fnr family transcriptional regulator → MNEQLTVIEARGNTNCFSETNFNRLLVSMKDRIIPEGSHLFWEGDLSDKLFYIKRGRIKLTNSTDEGKELILYMYQAGDLVGQADPFFSTKHTFNAEVIEEAEVGVIEQKDLEILICQHCDFSIDFMKWMGIHHRLTQTKFRDLMLYGKPGALCSTLIRLGNTYGEKHGNHTLINKKITHTDLSNMIGATRESVNRMLSDLRKKDAVEYDGGMIVIKDLSMLQDICHCELCPSEICRI, encoded by the coding sequence ATGAATGAACAACTTACTGTTATCGAAGCCCGTGGAAATACTAACTGCTTTTCTGAGACAAACTTTAATCGTCTTCTAGTGAGCATGAAGGACCGTATTATTCCTGAGGGATCACATCTTTTTTGGGAAGGTGACTTATCTGATAAGCTCTTCTATATCAAACGTGGTCGTATCAAATTAACCAACTCTACTGATGAAGGAAAAGAACTTATCTTATATATGTATCAAGCAGGAGATCTGGTTGGCCAGGCTGACCCTTTCTTTAGTACCAAACATACCTTTAATGCTGAAGTTATCGAAGAGGCTGAAGTTGGTGTTATCGAACAAAAAGATCTAGAGATATTGATCTGTCAGCATTGCGATTTTTCAATTGATTTCATGAAGTGGATGGGTATTCATCATCGTTTAACACAGACTAAATTCCGCGATTTGATGCTATATGGTAAACCAGGTGCCCTCTGTTCTACATTAATTCGTCTTGGTAACACTTATGGTGAGAAGCATGGTAATCATACTCTTATTAATAAGAAAATTACTCATACTGATTTATCCAATATGATTGGGGCTACTCGTGAAAGTGTTAACCGAATGCTTAGTGATCTACGTAAAAAGGATGCTGTTGAATATGATGGCGGAATGATTGTTATTAAGGATCTATCGATGCTTCAAGATATTTGTCACTGTGAATTATGTCCAAGTGAAATATGCCGAATCTAG
- a CDS encoding formate/nitrite transporter family protein → MYTQNVETIIESAVQKKNKMNESLTRYLVAAALAGAYVGIGIILIFSLGAPLAAVKSPFQSLVMGASFGIALTLVIFAGSELFTGNNMFFTASTLAGRTSIKDTLKNWSIVFIGNLLGAIILSLLIIGTGLFKDIPAEHLLFTATAKKMNLPIMELFFRGILCNWLVCLAIWMSMRAKEEVAKLILIWWCLFAFIASGYEHSVANMTLLSLATLLPNHPETISIAGWFHNMIPVSLGNIVGGGLFVGMAYWYISPVRKKSKDK, encoded by the coding sequence CTGTATACACAAAACGTCGAGACTATTATTGAATCAGCTGTACAGAAAAAGAATAAAATGAATGAAAGTTTAACAAGATATCTGGTAGCTGCAGCATTAGCTGGTGCTTATGTGGGAATTGGGATTATTCTTATATTCTCACTAGGTGCACCGTTAGCTGCGGTGAAGTCTCCTTTTCAATCGCTCGTAATGGGAGCTTCCTTTGGGATTGCACTCACTTTAGTCATTTTTGCCGGTTCAGAGTTGTTTACCGGGAACAATATGTTTTTTACAGCGAGTACATTAGCAGGGAGAACCTCGATCAAGGATACACTTAAGAACTGGAGTATCGTATTTATTGGAAATTTATTAGGTGCAATTATACTAAGCTTATTAATTATTGGCACGGGGCTGTTTAAAGACATCCCAGCGGAGCATCTTCTGTTTACGGCTACGGCGAAAAAGATGAATCTACCCATTATGGAACTGTTTTTTCGTGGAATTCTTTGTAACTGGTTAGTATGTTTGGCTATCTGGATGTCGATGAGAGCAAAAGAAGAAGTTGCAAAACTAATTCTGATTTGGTGGTGCTTATTCGCTTTTATTGCGAGTGGATATGAGCATAGTGTGGCCAATATGACGCTGCTCAGCCTGGCAACCCTACTACCGAATCATCCTGAAACCATTTCAATCGCGGGTTGGTTTCATAATATGATTCCTGTCTCATTAGGAAATATTGTGGGTGGTGGATTGTTCGTAGGTATGGCTTATTGGTATATATCCCCAGTACGGAAAAAATCAAAAGATAAATAA
- the nirD gene encoding nitrite reductase small subunit NirD: MEMTTKIYSVGSLDDYLLQVGRVVMVDNQEIAIFRTSDGNVYAIENKSPHPKGGPLAEAIVAGHYIYDPLYDWKIDLITGLVQSPDTGQVVTYPVNVKNGEIHLTL, from the coding sequence ATGGAAATGACTACTAAGATATATTCTGTAGGTTCACTAGATGATTATTTATTACAAGTAGGTAGAGTCGTGATGGTTGATAATCAGGAGATTGCTATATTCCGCACTTCGGATGGGAATGTCTATGCGATTGAGAATAAGTCGCCACATCCTAAGGGAGGACCATTGGCTGAAGCGATCGTAGCAGGACATTATATCTACGACCCTTTATATGACTGGAAGATTGATCTAATTACAGGATTGGTACAATCTCCAGATACAGGTCAAGTCGTAACTTATCCTGTCAATGTAAAGAATGGAGAAATACATCTTACACTATGA
- the nirB gene encoding nitrite reductase large subunit NirB, producing the protein MQTQSKEKLIIIGNGMAGISTVEQILKLNNSFDITVFGSEPHPNYNRIMLSYVLEGSKTIDDIVLNDWNWYRDNQITLHTGTTVTHIDPVTKQITTDDGKKESYDKIIMATGSNPFILPIPGSDKEGVVGFRDINDCNQMIEAARNYKKAAVIGGGLLGLEAAKGLVNLGMDVTVVHLMEDIMERQLDRSASSMLQAELERQGIKFAMGKQTSELMGDERVSGLRFSDGSELMADLVVMAVGIKPNIALAQASGLEVGRGIVVDDYMQTSIEGVYSVGECTQHRGVCYGLVAPLFEQGHVLAKHICGVDTAPYEGSIVATKLKISGVDVFSAGDFVEGPEHTVISAKDEWKRTYKKVLLRNNTIVGAVLFGDVTESSNLQKLIKQQSEMTDDIYSTIMGTGCCGGGASKQSSIETMSDEEIVCGCNGVTKKTIVDVITNQGLTSVDEIKACTGATRSCGGCKPVVEQILQYVLGDGFKTAAKQGICGCTTLDRDKIIAEITIKGLSTTREIMNVLGWSNEEGCSKCRPALNYYLHMLNPETHEDEKESRFVNERMNANIQKDGTYTVVPRMYGGVTTPEDLKKIADVSLKYDVKVVKVTGGQRLDLIGVKKEDLPKVWEELDMPSGYAYAKSLRTVKTCVGSQFCRFGTQDSMGMGAYIERKFERLDFPAKFKIAVNGCPRSCAESCTKDIGIIGNDGGWEIFIGGNGGIKPRIADSFCKVKTDDELIEICGAVMQYYRETGNYLERTSEWVERVGLEKIQSVILDSQDNRKELVKRIEIALQQVEDPWKKMLNDDKTRTALYEDHKLAISVE; encoded by the coding sequence ATGCAAACTCAATCAAAAGAGAAACTAATCATTATTGGTAATGGGATGGCTGGGATAAGTACTGTTGAGCAAATTCTAAAATTAAACAATTCATTTGATATTACGGTATTCGGAAGTGAGCCACACCCTAACTATAACCGCATCATGTTATCTTATGTTCTAGAAGGTAGCAAGACGATTGATGATATTGTATTAAATGATTGGAACTGGTATCGAGATAATCAAATTACACTTCATACGGGAACAACAGTGACACATATAGATCCGGTTACTAAACAGATAACTACAGATGATGGTAAGAAGGAGTCATATGACAAAATCATTATGGCTACAGGATCTAACCCATTTATATTACCGATTCCTGGTAGTGATAAAGAAGGGGTTGTAGGTTTCAGAGATATAAATGACTGTAACCAAATGATTGAGGCAGCACGTAATTATAAAAAGGCAGCTGTCATAGGTGGAGGACTCTTAGGTTTAGAAGCAGCTAAAGGGCTTGTAAATCTAGGTATGGATGTAACCGTAGTTCATCTGATGGAAGATATTATGGAACGTCAATTGGACCGCAGTGCTTCTTCTATGCTACAAGCTGAATTAGAACGTCAAGGAATTAAATTTGCTATGGGAAAACAAACTTCCGAACTCATGGGAGACGAACGAGTAAGCGGATTGCGATTTAGTGATGGTAGTGAATTAATGGCAGACCTTGTGGTTATGGCGGTAGGTATTAAACCGAACATCGCGCTTGCTCAAGCAAGTGGATTGGAAGTAGGACGAGGTATTGTTGTTGATGATTACATGCAGACATCAATAGAAGGAGTATATTCTGTCGGTGAATGTACACAACATCGTGGAGTGTGTTACGGACTTGTTGCGCCATTATTTGAGCAAGGTCATGTATTAGCTAAACATATTTGTGGAGTGGATACTGCACCTTATGAAGGTTCTATTGTAGCAACGAAGCTAAAAATTTCGGGTGTTGATGTGTTCTCAGCAGGTGATTTTGTTGAAGGACCCGAACATACAGTGATTTCTGCTAAAGATGAGTGGAAGAGAACCTATAAAAAAGTTCTTCTTCGTAACAATACAATCGTTGGAGCTGTGTTATTCGGTGATGTGACAGAGTCTTCTAATTTGCAAAAATTGATTAAACAACAATCAGAAATGACGGATGATATTTATAGCACTATTATGGGAACTGGATGCTGTGGTGGTGGAGCTAGTAAGCAATCATCGATTGAGACTATGTCTGATGAAGAAATTGTATGTGGATGTAACGGTGTAACGAAAAAAACAATTGTAGATGTAATTACGAACCAAGGATTAACGAGTGTTGATGAAATTAAGGCTTGTACTGGGGCAACACGTTCTTGTGGTGGCTGTAAACCAGTCGTTGAGCAAATATTGCAGTACGTTCTAGGAGATGGATTCAAGACGGCTGCTAAACAAGGTATTTGTGGTTGTACGACTCTTGATCGGGATAAAATCATAGCAGAAATAACAATAAAAGGATTGTCGACTACACGTGAAATCATGAATGTACTAGGTTGGAGTAACGAGGAAGGATGCTCGAAATGTCGCCCAGCTCTAAACTACTATTTACACATGTTGAATCCTGAAACTCATGAGGATGAGAAAGAATCACGATTTGTGAATGAACGGATGAATGCAAACATTCAAAAAGATGGTACCTATACGGTTGTTCCAAGAATGTATGGTGGTGTAACAACACCGGAAGATCTCAAGAAGATTGCAGATGTTTCCTTGAAATATGATGTGAAGGTTGTAAAAGTTACGGGTGGACAACGACTTGATCTTATTGGAGTGAAAAAAGAAGATCTACCTAAAGTATGGGAAGAACTTGATATGCCTTCAGGATATGCTTATGCCAAATCATTACGTACAGTCAAGACTTGTGTAGGTTCGCAATTCTGTCGCTTTGGTACACAGGATTCAATGGGTATGGGTGCCTATATTGAACGTAAATTCGAACGCTTAGATTTCCCAGCGAAATTTAAAATTGCTGTCAATGGATGTCCGCGGAGTTGCGCTGAATCATGTACAAAGGATATTGGTATCATTGGAAATGATGGAGGATGGGAAATCTTTATCGGTGGTAATGGGGGGATCAAACCTCGTATTGCAGATAGCTTCTGTAAAGTGAAGACTGATGATGAATTGATAGAAATTTGTGGGGCTGTTATGCAATATTACCGTGAAACAGGTAACTACTTGGAAAGAACCTCGGAGTGGGTTGAGCGAGTAGGGCTTGAGAAGATTCAGTCCGTTATATTGGATAGTCAAGATAACCGGAAAGAACTTGTGAAACGTATAGAAATTGCGCTGCAACAAGTAGAAGATCCTTGGAAGAAAATGCTTAATGATGATAAAACACGCACAGCGCTATATGAGGATCATAAATTAGCGATTTCAGTTGAATAA
- the ric gene encoding iron-sulfur cluster repair di-iron protein — protein MSIESLVFSADHIISDIVIRFPKSSDYFRDRKIDFCCGGKRPLKDAVEQRGLEMNQVLEELNHLAATYAGLHEDQDSMKNFVEMDSPSLINYIVKKHHDYLREELPEINKNVVKINRVHGSHDLHLAQVYVLYTRLKDELLEHTTDEEERFFPRMIALEHQFEESARTELQDSIAQLEDEHDTAGDILKEIREITNDFTPPAHACTTYRLTYDRLAELERMTYEHVHLENNILFPRFQA, from the coding sequence ATGTCAATTGAATCTCTTGTTTTTAGTGCTGATCATATCATTAGTGATATTGTTATAAGATTTCCAAAATCTAGTGATTACTTCCGTGATCGTAAAATTGATTTCTGCTGTGGAGGTAAACGACCTCTCAAAGATGCTGTTGAGCAAAGAGGATTGGAGATGAATCAAGTATTAGAAGAGCTAAACCATTTAGCAGCTACCTATGCTGGTCTACATGAAGATCAGGATAGTATGAAGAATTTCGTGGAAATGGACTCTCCATCTTTGATTAACTATATTGTGAAAAAGCATCATGATTACTTACGTGAGGAACTTCCTGAAATCAATAAGAATGTGGTAAAGATTAATCGAGTTCATGGAAGTCATGATCTTCATTTGGCACAGGTATATGTTTTATATACAAGACTGAAGGATGAATTACTGGAACATACCACTGATGAGGAAGAACGGTTCTTTCCACGAATGATTGCATTAGAACATCAATTTGAGGAATCTGCGAGAACAGAACTTCAAGATTCAATTGCACAGCTTGAAGATGAACACGACACAGCTGGTGATATTCTAAAAGAAATTAGAGAAATCACGAATGATTTCACACCTCCTGCTCACGCTTGTACTACTTATCGTTTAACTTATGATCGACTTGCTGAGCTTGAACGTATGACGTATGAACATGTGCATTTAGAGAATAATATTTTATTCCCACGTTTCCAAGCCTAA
- a CDS encoding winged helix-turn-helix transcriptional regulator, producing METDQIRMCPRFETAFSFLGKRWNGLIIQGLMSGPKRFKDISNLIPSMSDKMLSERMKDLECEGILVRHVYPETPVRIEYELTDKGKGLQPVMQQIQLWAESWID from the coding sequence ATGGAAACTGATCAAATACGAATGTGTCCGCGCTTTGAAACAGCATTTTCTTTTTTGGGCAAACGATGGAATGGGTTAATTATTCAAGGATTGATGAGTGGGCCCAAACGATTTAAAGATATTTCTAATTTAATTCCTTCGATGAGTGATAAAATGTTATCTGAACGAATGAAGGATTTAGAATGTGAAGGAATTCTAGTTCGGCATGTGTACCCGGAAACACCGGTACGAATTGAGTATGAACTAACAGACAAAGGTAAAGGTCTACAACCTGTTATGCAGCAAATTCAGTTGTGGGCTGAAAGCTGGATTGACTAA